A single Blastococcus colisei DNA region contains:
- a CDS encoding enoyl-CoA hydratase/isomerase family protein translates to MNSLPELQTLHLEIEEDTLTAMINRPRRANAVNRQLLRDLISMADWLRDRSDVGYLVLAHQGDVFSAGADLQELHDELSDEENRRSKMRSLQHLAQEMMVKLEGLEQISFAAMSGSAYGAGLAIAMTSDFRVMAENAVANLPESRLGMFLTYGATPRLVGTVGLSRAKEMIMFAEDVSAQDCLEWGIAQRVVPRDEVLPAVRDMIARLRINDRTAIRIAKQMANASAAVAFGDMVRAEPQLVGSTLGDGSVLTHLSAFLNRTP, encoded by the coding sequence GTGAACTCCCTGCCCGAGCTGCAGACCCTCCACCTGGAAATCGAGGAGGACACACTCACCGCGATGATCAACAGGCCGCGACGCGCCAATGCGGTCAACCGGCAGCTGCTGCGGGACCTGATCAGCATGGCGGACTGGCTGCGGGACCGTAGCGACGTCGGCTACCTGGTGCTCGCCCACCAGGGCGATGTCTTTTCCGCCGGTGCCGATCTGCAGGAACTTCACGACGAGCTCTCCGACGAGGAGAACCGGCGTTCGAAGATGCGGTCCCTGCAACACCTGGCACAAGAGATGATGGTCAAGCTCGAAGGACTCGAGCAGATCTCGTTCGCGGCCATGAGCGGATCGGCGTACGGCGCCGGATTGGCCATCGCCATGACCTCCGACTTCAGGGTCATGGCCGAGAACGCGGTAGCGAACCTTCCCGAGAGCAGGCTCGGGATGTTCCTCACGTACGGAGCCACCCCGCGGCTGGTGGGCACCGTCGGGCTGAGTCGCGCCAAAGAGATGATCATGTTCGCCGAGGACGTGTCCGCCCAGGACTGCCTCGAGTGGGGCATTGCGCAGCGGGTCGTGCCCCGAGACGAGGTACTGCCCGCAGTTCGAGACATGATCGCCCGCCTGCGCATCAACGACCGCACCGCCATCAGGATCGCCAAGCAGATGGCCAATGCTTCCGCCGCTGTCGCCTTCGGTGACATGGTTCGCGCCGAGCCGCAGCTGGTCGGTAGCACCCTCGGCGACGGCAGCGTACTCACGCACCTCTCGGCCTTTCTGAACCGCACGCCGTGA